One genomic segment of Bradyrhizobium prioriisuperbiae includes these proteins:
- a CDS encoding ABC transporter ATP-binding protein yields MLDKSPAPKQAANTADTVLSVENLEAWYGESHVLHGINFNVREGEVVTLLGRNGAGKTTTLKSVMGIIGKRSGSIRFNGQEIVRTSSDKIARQGIAICPEERGIFASLDVRENLLLPPTVRPGGLTLDQIFTLFPNLKERLNSQGTKLSGGEQQMLAIARILRTGARFLMLDEPTEGLAPVIIQQIGHTIARLKSEGFTILLVEQNFRFASTVADRFYIVEHGKVIDGFANSELEANMDKLHTYLGV; encoded by the coding sequence CACCGTGCTTTCGGTCGAAAATCTGGAAGCCTGGTACGGCGAATCCCACGTTCTGCACGGCATTAATTTCAACGTCCGTGAAGGCGAGGTGGTGACGCTGCTTGGCCGCAACGGCGCCGGCAAGACCACCACGCTGAAATCGGTGATGGGCATCATCGGCAAGCGTTCGGGGTCGATTCGCTTCAACGGTCAGGAGATCGTGCGCACATCCTCCGACAAGATCGCGCGCCAGGGTATCGCCATTTGTCCCGAAGAGCGCGGCATCTTCGCAAGCCTCGACGTCCGCGAGAACCTGCTGCTCCCGCCGACGGTGCGTCCGGGCGGACTCACGCTGGACCAGATCTTCACGCTGTTTCCCAATCTGAAGGAACGTCTCAACAGCCAGGGCACCAAGCTCTCCGGCGGCGAGCAGCAGATGCTCGCGATCGCGCGCATCCTGCGCACCGGAGCGCGGTTTCTGATGCTGGATGAGCCGACCGAGGGGCTTGCGCCCGTCATTATCCAGCAAATCGGTCATACGATTGCGCGCCTGAAGTCGGAAGGTTTCACAATCCTGCTGGTGGAACAGAATTTCCGTTTCGCATCGACGGTGGCGGACCGCTTCTACATCGTCGAGCATGGCAAGGTGATCGACGGGTTCGCCAACTCCGAACTGGAAGCGAACATGGACAAGCTGCACACCTATCTCGGCGTCTAA
- a CDS encoding ABC transporter substrate-binding protein, which translates to MNRILSALLLSTAIVFAGSSAFAQDKTVKIGVLNDQSGLYADLGGAGSTLAAQMALEDSGLLKKGWKIDLISGDHQNKPDIGSNIARQWFDVDKVDVIVDVPNSGVALAVNNIVKEKNGVYINSGAATSDLTNAQCSPNTVHWTYDTYLLAHSTGGALVKAGGDSWFFLTADYAFGAALERDTTAVINSAGGKVVGGVKHPLNSSDFSSFLLQAQASKAKIIGLANAGGDTTNAIKQAAEFGIVSGGQKLAALLLFLTDVHSLGLNVAQGLNFTETFYWDLNDQTRAFSKRFQDRMKTKAAPSMVQAGVYAGVLHYLKVLEAAGGNSHDGAKIVAQMKATPTDDPLFGKGTIQENGRKIHPAYLFEVKKPSESKGPWDYYKLVATVPADQAFTPLSESKCALLKK; encoded by the coding sequence ATGAACAGGATACTCTCGGCTCTGCTGCTCAGTACGGCGATTGTCTTTGCCGGTAGTTCGGCATTCGCTCAGGATAAAACCGTCAAGATCGGTGTGCTCAACGATCAGTCCGGACTTTATGCTGATCTCGGCGGAGCGGGGTCGACGCTCGCCGCACAGATGGCGCTCGAAGATTCCGGCCTGCTGAAGAAGGGCTGGAAGATCGACTTGATTTCGGGCGATCACCAGAACAAACCCGATATCGGCAGCAACATCGCACGGCAGTGGTTCGACGTCGACAAGGTCGACGTCATCGTCGACGTGCCGAATTCCGGTGTCGCGCTCGCGGTCAACAACATCGTCAAGGAGAAGAACGGCGTCTACATCAATTCGGGCGCAGCGACATCCGATCTGACCAATGCGCAGTGCTCGCCGAACACCGTGCACTGGACTTACGACACCTACCTGCTGGCGCACAGCACCGGCGGCGCGCTGGTGAAGGCCGGCGGCGACAGCTGGTTCTTCCTGACGGCGGACTACGCCTTCGGTGCCGCGCTCGAGCGCGATACCACGGCTGTGATCAACTCTGCCGGCGGCAAGGTTGTCGGCGGCGTCAAGCATCCGCTGAACAGCTCGGACTTCTCGTCCTTCCTGCTGCAGGCGCAGGCTTCGAAAGCCAAGATCATCGGGCTTGCGAACGCCGGCGGCGACACCACCAATGCAATCAAGCAGGCGGCTGAGTTCGGCATCGTCAGCGGCGGACAGAAGCTCGCCGCGCTGCTGCTGTTCCTCACCGACGTGCATTCGCTCGGCCTCAACGTGGCGCAAGGCCTGAACTTCACCGAGACGTTCTACTGGGACCTGAACGACCAGACCCGGGCGTTCAGCAAACGGTTCCAGGACCGCATGAAGACCAAGGCGGCGCCGTCGATGGTGCAGGCCGGCGTCTATGCGGGCGTGCTGCATTATCTGAAGGTGCTGGAGGCTGCCGGCGGCAACTCCCACGACGGAGCCAAGATCGTCGCCCAGATGAAGGCGACGCCGACCGACGATCCGCTGTTCGGCAAGGGTACGATCCAGGAAAACGGCCGCAAGATTCATCCGGCGTATCTCTTCGAAGTGAAGAAGCCGTCGGAATCGAAGGGGCCGTGGGATTATTACAAACTGGTTGCAACCGTTCCGGCCGACCAAGCTTTCACGCCACTGTCCGAAAGCAAGTGCGCGCTGTTGAAGAAATAA